Genomic segment of Panicum virgatum strain AP13 chromosome 2K, P.virgatum_v5, whole genome shotgun sequence:
ccgagatccagctgcgcgatggccaattcctccggttggggtgcccgaaactccgatgggagcacgaacaccatgttcacatcagccgatggcttctcatcggcttttgtctgcttggggcgccactcttttctcggagggcgcctttcctcccttcgcggtcgtctaacttgctccgcgagatccggacgcgctttcctcagcacgtcgaggtacttcgcttctgcctcttccagattgcgcaggcgctgcaccctgcgcttctgcgagcgattaagcccgtcaggacaccactgtggatgatggtacctgtcttcttcttctggctcggaatcacccccgGTTGGCCGTCTCACACGGTTatcatgacgtgttctgggccccaaacgCCAGAACACCGATGCTCATCCTGTTGTGGTGTCCTCGAgtcctgcactccaagcaatcatctatagtaggcaatcggctcatactggaattccaacagtacctgaagaacgggcagtgccagtggtcgcgtatagcctggcgtcttcCCAGTgccctccctgtgcggtgctcgtacttgtcctcctccgattcgtatcggcggcgcaacttgtacttgtactggtatttttccagaagccgattagaagctggaagctgattgcggatatGACGCACCTGCTCTTCGGTCACATATTGCTGTTCCAGTTCAcgttcatcctgcggccgtttgctagaagcggcctctctcctctgcttgtcatggcggcgcatgggtcccaccatgttgatctggaatgccaaatcctggccctcggatccgaagtctgacagctccaccatgttagcttgtgggaagggctttgtgtcaaccttcatcgtgtgttgagccaggattaatcggccttgctcgatagccgattgtatctgacgacgtagctccttgcattcacccgtgtaatgagtgaacgagtggtgccatttgcagtacagtcttccctgcagctcttgtgccgtcggtaacttgtgattctctgggagcttcagctgtttttctttgaggagcagatcaaatatctgctctgctttggttacgtcgaagtcgaagcccttcacaagcccctgctgtttgacccacttgcacgggacagggtttgccccccgagtccactctgccacggccacttcttggtcttcaccagagtcatcagattcttccgcctgggccatgtttacatggcgcttgaacttgtcctggtacagctcagaatggtaatgctcgtatgttgtaagcttctgcaccaggtgcgccagagatgtgaactccaactgaaaagccgcatccttgattggcttagcaagtcccaggatagccagatcgactgcctccttctctgtgatgcgcgatgagtagcattggttcttgacctccctgaagcgctgtatgtactctgacacagtctctcctcacttctgcctgacttgggcgaggttggcaattccagcttcggcagcctccgaatggtactgggtatggaattgatcttcgagctgcctccaagttcggatcgaatccggagccagtgatgcataccaccCAAAAgttgggcctgtaagggattggccgaagaaccggaccctcaacggatccgacactgagatcatcccaagctgtgttaagtatcggctcacatgctcgatggagctggctccttctgacccgttgaacttggtgaactcgggaagccgatacttgggcggcagtgggatcaagtcataatcacttggatacggcttggaatagccgatcgctttcctcttgggcaggatgccgaactggtctctcagtattgcactgacctgctccacactaagaactcctggggccgatggctcagcactcggcccagtagcgtactttgccagccatgcttgtttctccgcgtctgctccagaagcttctgggtttgccatctgcaccgagagtgttggattgacgctgtcagggatgtaggcgcacgtgtagccgtgcgggatctccttgggtggctcggtgaggaattggccttctccaggattgccgccgatcttgtggacgacgtagatcggcgaattttgtggtcttggggccgcaaacgagaacggcaataccggtctagaatgcagtgcagcttcctctatgtgactccccagggttggccccgatggagagtactggttcttgattatctcctggatgacgcgatgtgccatgcgctcgagctcgttcatcaggctctgagagtgacgatgaagcgcatgggccaccatgtagttcatctcctgacacagggccctggtgcgctcctctgatggtacagacaaatccacgttgtcgagagcgccttcaggcgagaacccctcccacctgatgccatggttgtgggtcctctcaaaagagccgatgagatcggcttccagcagagctttcatctcatcatacttcttcttgtgttcaggagagatctcttcatacgtgacgggcttgggagcgggttcttgatcttgagctccagtcattgttgcagtggacgttgttgccgagaagggtcccaccgggcgtgccagaatgtgttgtcagtcgaaacccaccggcgagcagcgacgggcaacacgaagagccgggaggtcgccggggcgctggcaggcacttctccctcgtcgacggcccgcaattccgtcacgcgcccggagaatgtgtgaaaaccgggcatgccacctgacctatacccgatcaggagggtgcagacgtgctccgaacagtttcctgcacacaaagacacgtgtaaatgtaagtccgagccgtggtcggctccccgagacgactcttgcatcggctttaaagagccgatcgagtcccggtgtcagatgggatctgattgtatccagatatgataaataaagcaaataactatgaaactgcttcaattaaatctaattaatctaatccacgatggtaacagcttcactgctagatcggaacatcctacacgtgactagacCTAATGAATGTAACAGATAACTGAACCATAActcaaaacagaggcctaagaactagcaagagccgattcccggaacaatccctattaaggctaagataaagcatctactacaccaccggatcatccaatccgtttgcaaggcctaacctagcagatattacgcagactcctaagataagagcaaaccataacagattagatctactagacataaaagaagcagggtgttgcctctgtgcgactaattctatacgacaagaactagcataagattgaaacgtgactgcacagagacaacatgatattcatagatgataagcaacaaagcacaatggatctactaaaagccatgctacgaacatcaggataactagtactactcgccataaaaaacgcttcagtacgagtaataccaaggtaaaagcaagaataacgctgccctgatcgcgagaagcgatcagggcaacatggcacttacttggatgaaaccctaggattaggggtggcgatgcgctaagagttgttgtttgcgagacgtgatgatgctctccttcatgaataataaagggtacatatttatagtccggagacttgggaaacaatctaagctaatcttgtcccgattggactctatctctaatcttaaactaaatctaaggatacatggcccatgcagcccagatgctcacgcaggagcagatttacaagtcttcttcaatcttctgctttaagcccatcttgctttcggctcataaattaatcctgttaatttatggtgataacacCCTTGTGGTGAACCCGGTGATCCGCCAGATCCATCTGGCCAGGGTGCTCATAGACGGAGGCAGTGCCCTCAACATCATCTTTGCCAAGACCCTAGAGGACATGGGGTTCAACATGACCACGCCGGTCCCTTCGGACcaggccttctacggcatcgtcccgGGTGCCGGTTCGACTCTGGTCGGCAAAGTCACCCTCCCAGTCACCTTCGGCACTCGGGACAACTACCACACAGAGTCCATCATCTTCGAGGTGGCACCGTTCGAGACCTCCTACCACACCAGACTTGGGAGACTAGctctcgccaagttcatggcgatcccgAACCACACGTATCTTCTCCTGAAGATGCCGGCTCCGAACGGAGTCCTCTCCATCTACGGCGACATCCAGACGTCTCACTCATGTGAGACGGAGAACATCAACATTGCAGAAGCCACAGAGAGAAGCAACAACTAGGTGTCTGTCGCCCAGACGGCAACGACTCAGGGTCCCAGCTGCACCCTGATAGCCAGACGAAGGCGATCGTCCTTAGCGACAACCACCCCGACAAGACCGCCTTGATAGGGGCCGACCCCGACTCCGCATAGGAACTCGtgctcacctccttcctccgggCTAACtgggacatcttcgcatggaagccCTCCGACATGCCAAGCGTACTgagggaggaggctgagcactccttgGATCTCACCGAGAAGGCACGGCCCGTCAAGCAATGGTTGCGTCGCTTCGCTCAAGATCGGAAGGTGGCTATTAGGGTAGAGGTAACCCGGCTTCTAGCCGTCGGTTTCATCCGAGAAGTTACACATCCAGAATGGCTGGCAAACTCAGTCcttctaaaaaagaaaaatggcgaatggagaatgtgtgtcgactaTACTGATCTCAACAAGCAatgcctccaggggcagatcgGGCGCAATTCCGAGGCCTATGTAGATGACGTCGTCATCAAAACCAGGTCCAATGATCAGTTCATTGCCGACCTCCAGgaaacatttgaaaatctcaggagATTCAAATGGAAGCTGAACCCcaccaagtgcgtctttggcgTCCCGGCCGGGAAGCTACTTGGCTTCATTGTAAGCAGTCGGGGCATCGAAGCTAACCCAACAAAGATCAATGCTATCAGGTTCATGAAGCCACCCAGGTGCAAGAAGGATCTGATGAAGCTCACAGGGTGCATGGCGGCCCTGAGCCGGTTCATCAGCTGACTCGGTGATAAgggcctacccttcttcaaacttctcagGAAGTCAGACAAGTTCGAGTGGGACGAGGAAGCTGCCGCAACCTTTCAACAGCTCAAAGACTTCCTCACAACTCCGCCCGTCCTCACAGCTCCAGAAGATGGGGAGAcgctactcctctacatcgcggcAACCACGCACGTGGTCAGCACCGCCCTGGTCATTGAACGAGACGAGTCAGGCCATGTCTACAAGGTACAATGACtcgtctacttcatcagtgaagtactcggcgAGTCCAAGCTGCGCTACCCACAGGTGCAGAAACTCGTCTACGCGATTCTCATCACGTCAaggaagctgcgccactacttccagGCGCACAAAGTCAAGGTGGTCTCCTCCTTCCCACTCGGCAATATACTTCACAACAGAGACGCCAATGGCTGGGTCGTCAAGTGGTCAGTGGAACTAGGGGCTCTATCCATCGAGTTCCTCCCTCGCTCCTCCATCAAGTCACAAGCCCCGGCTGACTTCATTGCCAAGTGGACAGATATCCAGGATCCTCCACCTGACGAACGACCCGAGCACTgggtcatgtacttcgacggcgcACTTAACCTCGACGGCGCCGGTGCAGGCATCCTATTCATCTCCCCGAGAGGTGAGCAGCTAAAGTATGTCCTCAGCTACTCTTCAAGGCCACAAACAACACGGCCGAGTACGACGCCCTCATCCACGGTCTCAGGATCACGGCCTCCCTCGGCATCAAGAGGCTACTCGCCTATGGCGACTCCAAAGTCATCATTCAGAAAGTCAATAAGGATTGGGACTGCACTCAAGAGAAGATGGACGCCTACTGCAAGGAGATACGCAGGCTCGAAGCCCACTCCTACGGCCTGGAGTTCCACCACGTCCTCTGGGATTACAACATGAAAGTCGATGTACTCTCCAAGCTGGGCTCCAAGCGGGCACTCGTCCCGGCCAGAGTCTTCGTGCAGGCTCTCAACTCCCCCACTATCAAGATCGAGGAGGAACCTCCCACCAAGCCAGACCTATCGCCAGCCCTAGGCCAGGAAGTATTGGTCGCCGATCCAGATTGCCGAACTCTGATACTCGACTTCATTATCAACAACAAGTCCTACCCGAAGGACAAGGAGCACGAACGACTCGCCCGGCGAGCCGCAAACTACGTTGTTATCGGAACCGAGCTGTTCAGGCACTCAGCCTCCTCAGGAACCCTTTCCAAGTGCATCTCCCAGCAAGACGGAGCCCGACTCCTCAGCGAGATCCACTCGGGAATCTGCGGAAACCACGCGGGTGCGTCAACACTAGTTGGCAAAGCCTTCAGatcaggcttctactggccgacggCCCTGGCCGATGCCTAGGTCATCGTTAGACGATGCCCAGGATGCCAGTTCGTCTCAAAGCAGCAACACGTCCCGGCTCAGGCTCTGCGGACGATTCCTCCATCCTGGCCATTCGCCTGTTGGGGACTCAACTCAGTGGGACCACTCAAGGCGGCGCAAGGAGGCTACACTCACATAttcgtcgccatcgacaagttcaccaagtggatcgaggtcAAGCCGGTCTCATCCACGTCAACAGCCAAGGCAGCCGAGTTCATCAAAGAAATAATGCACCGGTTTGGAGTGCCCAACCGGATCATCACAGACTTGGGCTCCTCCTTCACCGGATCAGAATTCCGGGACTTCTGCCAGGAGAGCTGCATCGATGTCTACTACGCCTCTGTGGCCCACCCTAGGTGCAACGGCCAGGTAGAGCGCGCCAACGGCTTGATCCTTCAGGGGCTCAAAGCCAGAATTTTCGACCCGATCGAAAAATCCAGCTCCAAATGGATCCAagaactacccagagtagtATGGGGGCTGTGCACGGAGAGAAATCGGGCCACCGGCTACTCCCCCTTCTTCATGGTCTACGGTTCTGAGGCTATCCTCCCGATGGATATCGCCTTTGGTGCTCCGCACACCCAGAACTACGATGAAGGCGAAGCCGAAACAACTCGGCGAATAGATCTCGACTCGGCCGAGGAGCACCGTCTAACGGCAGCCCTCCAGCACGCCCGGTACGAGCAGCAGCTACGTCGTAATCACGACAAAAACGTCCAGCAGCGCGACTTCAACGTCGGCGACCTGGTACTCCGACGGGTCCAGTCCCCCGGAGGCAAGCTAACTTCCccatgggaaggacccttcATTGTGAGCAGCGTAGTTGTCCCAGGAACCTATAGACTGCAACGCAAAGATGGAACAGATGTGGGCAACCTATGGAACATCGAGCACCTTCGTCGCTTCTAGCCGTAGAAGAATGGTGAAGAAAGCTATGTACTCAACCCATCAGTTATTAATAAATTTCAAAGTTTTCAGTTACTTGTActcgtttttccttctccccgACTTGTTCAGCACACTCGGGGGCTGTGTGTCGGTCAGCCCGACTCGTCTTTCACACTCGGGGCAGGGCTCGGCCAATCCGAGTCGCCCAAGTCTGTCTAGCGCAGACACCCCCAACGTAACCAGCTGTTGCGAGCACAACCCTGCTAGTCCTGGAACCACCCTGCGTCACCTCTTACCACCCGCGTGCTTGATGTTCAGCTCTCAACCCGGCAAGTAAAGGCACATCGCAGGGTCGTCTCTTCCTAACTACTCGGCCAACTCAGCAGCGACTCGGATTACGGAATCAAACACAAGAACATGtaaatttatttacatataaaataaatatttttcattGGCCATCAGCTGACCATTTCCCAAGTTTCTACAGTTACAGTTGCCATCCGCATCGGCAAGGTAGTCGGACCAGGCAAGGTCCAAGGTATCCGGCGCCATCCCATCACCCACCGGCTCGAAGTGGGCCTCCGGGTAGTGGGACTTCACAAGTCCCAGGGTGTACCGGGACGTATCCTCGGCGACCCCCTTGGCGAAGCCCTCGAGCCACCAACGCCGCCTCCTGCTGCGCCTccagctcctccgccgcggccgtgccTTCCGGTTCAAAGGTGGCGAGGACGGCGTTCACCTTGCCGGTGAGCCGCCCCAGGGCCGCGACCGCCTCAGCCAGCTGGGCCTCCGCACCTGTCAACAAGGTTCCACTTCAACTCCCCACGAGTTCATTCCAAAGGAAACACAGAGTGGTTCCTAAACCATACCTTCGCGTGCCTGGCGCTCCAGGCGGAGTTTGCCTTCTGTGGCGTCCTCCCTAGCCTACGTGGCCTCCGGAGCCTTCTGCAGCTCGGTATTGGCCTTCTCGCAGGCCGCCAAGTCGCGCTTCAGAGCGCGGACCTCCTTCTCCAGCCCTGAGAGGGTACCGATTAGCCTGAATGCAAACGAGTCGGCATAAAGCGATGCACGTTCCTTACCCTGCTTCTCGTCCGTGAGGGCCTTCATGGTTTCCGCCCGCTGCttctgtaacaccccagtgttaatcGCGATGCTAATCTTGTGGTTAACTCGCTAATTCCTGACTTAAGCTCATCGTTGGCGTTAATCGAGTTCGTGTGGTAAAACATTGTTTAGCcgcgttcgatctcgtttttctccatgattcgagcttcaaatcaactttcgtccaaaacaaaagttgtagctcttatcGTTctttacaacttttattttggccaaatttcaagttcctatacgGAAATTTGAGTTTCAATTGGTCAAAGTTCGGTCAAAATTTAGTCAAAGCGATCACTGTGCTGCGCTGTTCGTTACTGTGCTTGCCGCGACCGACCGCCGGCGACTCGACGCGTCGCGCGCGTCGGCGATCCTCGCTCTCCGCGCTGCGTGCCTTATCCGCTCCCAGCGCCATCCCTATCCAGTTCTACCCCCTTCGTCCTCGCCAAGCCGAGCCGAGCACGACCGGAGCTCGTCGCCGTTCGCCGCTCCGACCACCCCCCTTGCCGCTCCGCTCGATTCCTCGCGTCCCGACCTCCCCAGCCTTGCCCTGAACCTTCCccacctctcctcgagctcagcCGTGCCGTTTTCCTGGCCCAATCGAGCGtttccgccgcggccgccattgccgttcttcccgagctccgcccctctccgtTGAGCCCACTCCTCCGGTCGTCCTCGGTCGATTCGACCCCTCGGTGAGCTCCCCCGCAAGCTCCTCCATCTCCCTGACCCTTTTCCCTTTGAGTTTGTGCGCTACCGTTGCCGGGaacccgcctcgccgccgtgcgccgccgcttaCTGCCGCTTGCTTGTCGCCCGCCGCCCTGGAGCATGCGctcgagctgctgctgcgcACACGGGGGCCGCCTACCCTTGCTGGACCCATTCCCGCCTTTCCCGGCCGCTGTCCCGCTCCACGTCGCCGgggaacgcgccgccgccgcctccaccctgggggcgccgccgccaggccgtGCGCgcgcctctgcgccgccccgcgcgagcctgctcgccaccgccgcgtgccccgggGCCGCAGAGCTTCCCTCGACGTCGCGCCGCCGTATCCCGCGGACGCCCTGCTTCCCCGCCGCCGGTACGCTACGCGCCACCGCAAGCCGCATCTGccgacgccgtgccgccgcccataccgcgcgcgcccctgtgcgctgccccgcgcgcgcccctgctcgGCCGCAGgcgcacgccccccccccctgcgcgcgagccgccgcgcggcccagctggccggccggcccccacggccgccgtgcgcgcgctccgcgcgccgccggggcaGAGCAGAGGAGCCCCTGCTCCCTCTGTTGCTCTGCGGGTGGGGCCCGCGGGTCAGTGGGGGTAGGGGtgggttttgtttttttatttatttgatttgaGTGAGATTTGCAAAATTCGtataaaatcaaggaaaaatgcgaaaaatgcaaaccaaattttgttgggtttctTAAGTTaaaatcttcagaggaaaaatactcgtGCATGTGAAATGttacttttgcccctgctaaaaatgcggttgtgtttaagctagtttatttttGTATCGGTTGTTTTGGttgtctaaaaattatgaaatttattcagtaaattactttttgtatgtgtagttcactgaaaaatttcCATGGGTAAAAGCTTTGCGTGTGTTGCAAATCCATTTATGCTCGATTTATTGTAGCTAGTAGCAAAgtaaatgttttccttttcgcaataaaagttaataaatttttcttgcatgtgtTGTCAATGCCTTTTCCTGCTATTTAAATGTTACTACTTTATTCATGTCGGCAAGTTGAGTTCCTGCACGTATTTCGCTCCTAGCCGCAGTGTTCCTTTTTGCGCTGCCATAAAACCTTCCTTTCGGTGTTATCCTTGCATCATGATCGCTTGTATCATTTCATTGCACCATTTTAAGTCTTGCATGGCAtcctttttcatacgtgtagacatcacgagcgaagccgtctacgagttggtcgctgagccgatcccggagccgcaagcaggggaaccgcGAGTTGAAGCAGCCGTCGAGCCAGGtccagaagtcgctaaccccgctgactggcaaggcaagccccggtgcataacccttaattttagtattcaatatttgttatataattattgtgcatttaagtttctaggagttgattggaaccttagatgcatgatccctaggtttcctcagtcactctactagtatacaggtcgttagtactgcaatgcttaattaggattcggtagaagacgagtgattcctgtcactcgcgagatataggtcttgttacttatgaaaaGTTGTTGGAGATTGAATCtttgagaagaagaaaggaaaaaatggagaccgggcggagatggattggttatggatatggaagttatggaaagtgagcctccgcctgtgtcgattgaggactgtaccgttgttggcactactgatcgaggattgaacagtactaaccgcatgccgggagtaggaggtagttgaaaccggtaagctcagtaccataggtgcaccggtaggcggacttgatactgtcttcaccagtggagctagtatacaaactcatggctgacccttcgttggtatcggtggggctagcagtcccgggtcgcatggcagttcgcctattcggcgtgcatatgtgaagggttggtgtgtatagcccgacggggcatatacgtgccgtgttggttaggtccaccttgcaaggttaaatcgaatcgattcgccgtgactcgcggatatgagaaccttgatctctctgtcacatcgtagtaaataaTGGAATTGGGAATGAAAAGTTGAGAATATGAGTTATGGCTGTGgtactctgaaaagataatgtgatcaaccatgtatgctctagagtactaggcaaacctaagttatagcggtcaactcaattggcgctaaaatattgaaagtaaggattcagtactagctgcttttcagcaaaataactccagagccaaaaagcctttcatgtctagttaatgggctaagtatacccacggacgggtaagtcttgctgagtattagaatactcagggtttggttgtaacccttctgagcaggctgtattccggaagacttcgaggaaatcagtgcgtcctggagtggtcagcctcttcctccaggttggacggtcgagtgggttccgtcttctccgtgaagtgaaggcaggtgagcctcacatcagtgggcaagatgtgaagttcgtctttTGGTCATCGACATTATTTATCGTACTGTATtttgaaacttgtttcaaaccTGTTTGtactttccgctgcgtttgaactctgtattcgaaatgtaaccctggcttgtaaaactttattgtaaattaatctggagacttttgtttaactctggttgtaagttaagtttgaaaacttttgttgcttgtaatcacctgtgctcgtcttttggcgagagttcccgtgtaatcgatcctggttatagcaggcagtctgggtgtactggtgaagtgcatTAGCGGTGGATTAAGTTAAATGGTtgattagtgcacttgatcggtattatttggactgttctgtgacagcttCTCCAGCTGGTGATTCTGCGCCTCCAGCTCGGCCAACAGAG
This window contains:
- the LOC120695298 gene encoding uncharacterized protein LOC120695298, which encodes MPSVLREEAEHSLDLTEKARPVKQWLRRFAQDRKVAIRVEVTRLLAVGFIREVTHPEWLANSVLLKKKNGEWRMCVDYTDLNKQCLQGQIGRNSEAYVDDVVIKTRSNDQFIADLQETFENLRRFKWKLNPTKCVFGVPAGKLLGFIVSSRGIEANPTKINAIRFMKPPRCKKDLMKLTGKSDKFEWDEEAAATFQQLKDFLTTPPVLTAPEDGETLLLYIAATTHVVSTALVIERDESGHVYKVQKLVYAILITSRKLRHYFQAHKVKVVSSFPLGNILHNRDANGWVVKWSVELGALSIEFLPRSSIKSQAPADFIAKWTDIQDPPPDERPEHWVMYFDGALNLDGAGAGILFISPRGEQLKITASLGIKRLLAYGDSKVIIQKVNKDWDCTQEKMDAYCKEIRRLEAHSYGLEFHHVLWDYNMKVDVLSKLGSKRALVPARVFVQALNSPTIKIEEEPPTKPDLSPALGQEAAQGGYTHIFVAIDKFTKWIEVKPVSSTSTAKAAEFIKEIMHRFGVPNRIITDLGSSFTGSEFRDFCQESCIDVYYASVAHPRCNGQVERANGLILQGLKARIFDPIEKSSSKWIQELPRVVWGLCTERNRATGYSPFFMVYGSEAILPMDIAFGAPHTQNYDEGEAETTRRIDLDSAEEHRLTAALQHARYEQQLRRNHDKNVQQRDFNVGDLVLRRVQSPGGKLTSPWEGPFIVSSVVVPGTYRLQRKDGTDVGNLWNIEHLRRF